A DNA window from Drosophila pseudoobscura strain MV-25-SWS-2005 chromosome 2, UCI_Dpse_MV25, whole genome shotgun sequence contains the following coding sequences:
- the spz gene encoding protein spaetzle isoform X11 yields MPPMWYQLIKILVLLFALFTTIVCINSEISKRREAEAAAAAAAAELAAMAAAGAAGGGGPPNSTDMSDFMSDNLLDILRNMAKEHPDIQEGRDHQLRPEELPATDLDVLITEIFKVTDDAGVHIFDGTNPTTVPEQQDQAQRTRQPPENLMHHMKTTTPPVIKRDIPQCVEDQANHKSKSFCTQVENYPDLSLIKGKLSQNFSNFFSDPEPVPVDISSRLGPNDEVFLCRSRRRYLYPKSGLKSDNTWQFIVNNDEFKQGILIEECENEEMPCDYSLSFPQRYKPICKQHYVLRMLASIRNTSGELDVGQESFKIPSCCKCVLKVL; encoded by the exons ATGCCGCCCATGTGGTACCAGCTGATCAAAATTTTGGTGCTCCTCTTCGCCCTCTTTACCACG ATAGTTTGTATCAATAGCGAAATATCGAAACGACGTGAAGctgaggcagcggcagcggctgcagctgcagaatTGGCCGCCATGGCAGCTGCCGGAGCTGCGGGAGGCGGAGGCCCTCCCAACTCCACAGATATGTCCGACTTTATGTCCGATAATCTGCTGGACATCCTACGGAACATGGCCAAGGAGCATCCAGACATACAGGAAGGAAGGGATCATCAGTTGCGGCCGGAGGAG TTGCCCGCCACGGATCTCGATGTACTCATTACTGAGATTTTCAAGGTGACCGACGACGCAGGTGTACATATTTTTGAT GGGACCAATCCGACAACGGTGCCAGAGCAACAGGATCAGGCCCAAAGGACGCGACAGCCGCCAGAGAACC TCATGCACCACATGAAGACCACCACGCCGCCGGTGATCAAGAGGGATATACCGCAGTGCGTCGAGGATCAAGCCAATCACAAATCCAAATCCTTCTGCACCCAGGTCGAGAACTATCCGGATCTGTCGCTCATCAAGGGAAAACTGTCGCAGAACTTCTCCAATTTCTTCAGTGATCCCGAGCCCGTTCCCGTGGATATCAGTTCGCGATTGGGCCCCAATGATGAGGTTTTCCTGTGCAGGAGCCGTCGGAGGTACCTGTACCCCAAGTCGGGCCTGAAGTCGGACAACACCTGGCAGTTCATAGTCAACAACGATGAGTTCAAGCAAGGCATACTGATCGAAGAGTGCGA GAACGAGGAAATGCCCTGTGACTACTCCTTGAGCTTTCCGCAGCGATATAAGCCCATCTGCAAGCAGCACTACGTGTTGCGAATGCTGGCCAGCATCCGCAATACGAGCGGCGAGCTGGATGTGGGACAGGAGTCCTTCAAGATACCCTCCTGCTGCAAGTGCGTGCTCAAAGTCCTCTAA
- the spz gene encoding protein spaetzle isoform X16, which yields MPPMWYQLIKILVLLFALFTTGTNPTTVPEQQDQAQRTRQPPENLMHHMKTTTPPVIKRDIPQCVEDQANHKSKSFCTQVENYPDLSLIKGKLSQNFSNFFSDPEPVPVDISSRLGPNDEVFLCRSRRRYLYPKSGLKSDNTWQFIVNNDEFKQGILIEECENEEMPCDYSLSFPQRYKPICKQHYVLRMLASIRNTSGELDVGQESFKIPSCCKCVLKVL from the exons ATGCCGCCCATGTGGTACCAGCTGATCAAAATTTTGGTGCTCCTCTTCGCCCTCTTTACCACG GGGACCAATCCGACAACGGTGCCAGAGCAACAGGATCAGGCCCAAAGGACGCGACAGCCGCCAGAGAACC TCATGCACCACATGAAGACCACCACGCCGCCGGTGATCAAGAGGGATATACCGCAGTGCGTCGAGGATCAAGCCAATCACAAATCCAAATCCTTCTGCACCCAGGTCGAGAACTATCCGGATCTGTCGCTCATCAAGGGAAAACTGTCGCAGAACTTCTCCAATTTCTTCAGTGATCCCGAGCCCGTTCCCGTGGATATCAGTTCGCGATTGGGCCCCAATGATGAGGTTTTCCTGTGCAGGAGCCGTCGGAGGTACCTGTACCCCAAGTCGGGCCTGAAGTCGGACAACACCTGGCAGTTCATAGTCAACAACGATGAGTTCAAGCAAGGCATACTGATCGAAGAGTGCGA GAACGAGGAAATGCCCTGTGACTACTCCTTGAGCTTTCCGCAGCGATATAAGCCCATCTGCAAGCAGCACTACGTGTTGCGAATGCTGGCCAGCATCCGCAATACGAGCGGCGAGCTGGATGTGGGACAGGAGTCCTTCAAGATACCCTCCTGCTGCAAGTGCGTGCTCAAAGTCCTCTAA
- the spz gene encoding protein spaetzle isoform X9 gives MPPMWYQLIKILVLLFALFTTLPATDLDVLITEIFKVTDDAGVHIFDTTITDNAPLMPIHTMIDHQSQPQQPTQPQSKPQAQPQPQPSHYHQYHSLSQQDQYFKVQRSPDGKLNLVFNDTFVSLQGTNPTTVPEQQDQAQRTRQPPENPIVFPDSAVMHHMKTTTPPVIKRDIPQCVEDQANHKSKSFCTQVENYPDLSLIKGKLSQNFSNFFSDPEPVPVDISSRLGPNDEVFLCRSRRRYLYPKSGLKSDNTWQFIVNNDEFKQGILIEECENEEMPCDYSLSFPQRYKPICKQHYVLRMLASIRNTSGELDVGQESFKIPSCCKCVLKVL, from the exons ATGCCGCCCATGTGGTACCAGCTGATCAAAATTTTGGTGCTCCTCTTCGCCCTCTTTACCACG TTGCCCGCCACGGATCTCGATGTACTCATTACTGAGATTTTCAAGGTGACCGACGACGCAGGTGTACATATTTTTGAT ACAACGATAACGGACAATGCACCCCTCATGCCCATACACACCATGATCGACcaccagtcccagccccagcaaccgacacagccacagtctaagccacaggcacagccacagccacagccaagccATTACCATCAATATCACAGCCTGAGCCAACAAGATCAATACTTCAAAGTGCAGCGCTCACCGGACGGCAAGCTGAATCTCGTCTTTAACGATACGTTCGTCTCTTTGCAGGGGACCAATCCGACAACGGTGCCAGAGCAACAGGATCAGGCCCAAAGGACGCGACAGCCGCCAGAGAACC CTATTGTCTTTCCCGATTCAGCAGTCATGCACCACATGAAGACCACCACGCCGCCGGTGATCAAGAGGGATATACCGCAGTGCGTCGAGGATCAAGCCAATCACAAATCCAAATCCTTCTGCACCCAGGTCGAGAACTATCCGGATCTGTCGCTCATCAAGGGAAAACTGTCGCAGAACTTCTCCAATTTCTTCAGTGATCCCGAGCCCGTTCCCGTGGATATCAGTTCGCGATTGGGCCCCAATGATGAGGTTTTCCTGTGCAGGAGCCGTCGGAGGTACCTGTACCCCAAGTCGGGCCTGAAGTCGGACAACACCTGGCAGTTCATAGTCAACAACGATGAGTTCAAGCAAGGCATACTGATCGAAGAGTGCGA GAACGAGGAAATGCCCTGTGACTACTCCTTGAGCTTTCCGCAGCGATATAAGCCCATCTGCAAGCAGCACTACGTGTTGCGAATGCTGGCCAGCATCCGCAATACGAGCGGCGAGCTGGATGTGGGACAGGAGTCCTTCAAGATACCCTCCTGCTGCAAGTGCGTGCTCAAAGTCCTCTAA
- the spz gene encoding protein spaetzle isoform X14, which translates to MPPMWYQLIKILVLLFALFTTGTNPTTVPEQQDQAQRTRQPPENPIVFPDSAVMHHMKTTTPPVIKRDIPQCVEDQANHKSKSFCTQVENYPDLSLIKGKLSQNFSNFFSDPEPVPVDISSRLGPNDEVFLCRSRRRYLYPKSGLKSDNTWQFIVNNDEFKQGILIEECENEEMPCDYSLSFPQRYKPICKQHYVLRMLASIRNTSGELDVGQESFKIPSCCKCVLKVL; encoded by the exons ATGCCGCCCATGTGGTACCAGCTGATCAAAATTTTGGTGCTCCTCTTCGCCCTCTTTACCACG GGGACCAATCCGACAACGGTGCCAGAGCAACAGGATCAGGCCCAAAGGACGCGACAGCCGCCAGAGAACC CTATTGTCTTTCCCGATTCAGCAGTCATGCACCACATGAAGACCACCACGCCGCCGGTGATCAAGAGGGATATACCGCAGTGCGTCGAGGATCAAGCCAATCACAAATCCAAATCCTTCTGCACCCAGGTCGAGAACTATCCGGATCTGTCGCTCATCAAGGGAAAACTGTCGCAGAACTTCTCCAATTTCTTCAGTGATCCCGAGCCCGTTCCCGTGGATATCAGTTCGCGATTGGGCCCCAATGATGAGGTTTTCCTGTGCAGGAGCCGTCGGAGGTACCTGTACCCCAAGTCGGGCCTGAAGTCGGACAACACCTGGCAGTTCATAGTCAACAACGATGAGTTCAAGCAAGGCATACTGATCGAAGAGTGCGA GAACGAGGAAATGCCCTGTGACTACTCCTTGAGCTTTCCGCAGCGATATAAGCCCATCTGCAAGCAGCACTACGTGTTGCGAATGCTGGCCAGCATCCGCAATACGAGCGGCGAGCTGGATGTGGGACAGGAGTCCTTCAAGATACCCTCCTGCTGCAAGTGCGTGCTCAAAGTCCTCTAA
- the spz gene encoding protein spaetzle isoform X15 → MPPMWYQLIKILVLLFALFTTGTNPTTVPEQQDQAQRTRQPPENPVMHHMKTTTPPVIKRDIPQCVEDQANHKSKSFCTQVENYPDLSLIKGKLSQNFSNFFSDPEPVPVDISSRLGPNDEVFLCRSRRRYLYPKSGLKSDNTWQFIVNNDEFKQGILIEECENEEMPCDYSLSFPQRYKPICKQHYVLRMLASIRNTSGELDVGQESFKIPSCCKCVLKVL, encoded by the exons ATGCCGCCCATGTGGTACCAGCTGATCAAAATTTTGGTGCTCCTCTTCGCCCTCTTTACCACG GGGACCAATCCGACAACGGTGCCAGAGCAACAGGATCAGGCCCAAAGGACGCGACAGCCGCCAGAGAACC CAGTCATGCACCACATGAAGACCACCACGCCGCCGGTGATCAAGAGGGATATACCGCAGTGCGTCGAGGATCAAGCCAATCACAAATCCAAATCCTTCTGCACCCAGGTCGAGAACTATCCGGATCTGTCGCTCATCAAGGGAAAACTGTCGCAGAACTTCTCCAATTTCTTCAGTGATCCCGAGCCCGTTCCCGTGGATATCAGTTCGCGATTGGGCCCCAATGATGAGGTTTTCCTGTGCAGGAGCCGTCGGAGGTACCTGTACCCCAAGTCGGGCCTGAAGTCGGACAACACCTGGCAGTTCATAGTCAACAACGATGAGTTCAAGCAAGGCATACTGATCGAAGAGTGCGA GAACGAGGAAATGCCCTGTGACTACTCCTTGAGCTTTCCGCAGCGATATAAGCCCATCTGCAAGCAGCACTACGTGTTGCGAATGCTGGCCAGCATCCGCAATACGAGCGGCGAGCTGGATGTGGGACAGGAGTCCTTCAAGATACCCTCCTGCTGCAAGTGCGTGCTCAAAGTCCTCTAA
- the spz gene encoding protein spaetzle isoform X5 yields the protein MPPMWYQLIKILVLLFALFTTIVCINSEISKRREAEAAAAAAAAELAAMAAAGAAGGGGPPNSTDMSDFMSDNLLDILRNMAKEHPDIQEGRDHQLRPEETTITDNAPLMPIHTMIDHQSQPQQPTQPQSKPQAQPQPQPSHYHQYHSLSQQDQYFKVQRSPDGKLNLVFNDTFVSLQGTNPTTVPEQQDQAQRTRQPPENPIVFPDSAVMHHMKTTTPPVIKRDIPQCVEDQANHKSKSFCTQVENYPDLSLIKGKLSQNFSNFFSDPEPVPVDISSRLGPNDEVFLCRSRRRYLYPKSGLKSDNTWQFIVNNDEFKQGILIEECENEEMPCDYSLSFPQRYKPICKQHYVLRMLASIRNTSGELDVGQESFKIPSCCKCVLKVL from the exons ATGCCGCCCATGTGGTACCAGCTGATCAAAATTTTGGTGCTCCTCTTCGCCCTCTTTACCACG ATAGTTTGTATCAATAGCGAAATATCGAAACGACGTGAAGctgaggcagcggcagcggctgcagctgcagaatTGGCCGCCATGGCAGCTGCCGGAGCTGCGGGAGGCGGAGGCCCTCCCAACTCCACAGATATGTCCGACTTTATGTCCGATAATCTGCTGGACATCCTACGGAACATGGCCAAGGAGCATCCAGACATACAGGAAGGAAGGGATCATCAGTTGCGGCCGGAGGAG ACAACGATAACGGACAATGCACCCCTCATGCCCATACACACCATGATCGACcaccagtcccagccccagcaaccgacacagccacagtctaagccacaggcacagccacagccacagccaagccATTACCATCAATATCACAGCCTGAGCCAACAAGATCAATACTTCAAAGTGCAGCGCTCACCGGACGGCAAGCTGAATCTCGTCTTTAACGATACGTTCGTCTCTTTGCAGGGGACCAATCCGACAACGGTGCCAGAGCAACAGGATCAGGCCCAAAGGACGCGACAGCCGCCAGAGAACC CTATTGTCTTTCCCGATTCAGCAGTCATGCACCACATGAAGACCACCACGCCGCCGGTGATCAAGAGGGATATACCGCAGTGCGTCGAGGATCAAGCCAATCACAAATCCAAATCCTTCTGCACCCAGGTCGAGAACTATCCGGATCTGTCGCTCATCAAGGGAAAACTGTCGCAGAACTTCTCCAATTTCTTCAGTGATCCCGAGCCCGTTCCCGTGGATATCAGTTCGCGATTGGGCCCCAATGATGAGGTTTTCCTGTGCAGGAGCCGTCGGAGGTACCTGTACCCCAAGTCGGGCCTGAAGTCGGACAACACCTGGCAGTTCATAGTCAACAACGATGAGTTCAAGCAAGGCATACTGATCGAAGAGTGCGA GAACGAGGAAATGCCCTGTGACTACTCCTTGAGCTTTCCGCAGCGATATAAGCCCATCTGCAAGCAGCACTACGTGTTGCGAATGCTGGCCAGCATCCGCAATACGAGCGGCGAGCTGGATGTGGGACAGGAGTCCTTCAAGATACCCTCCTGCTGCAAGTGCGTGCTCAAAGTCCTCTAA
- the spz gene encoding protein spaetzle isoform X12 has translation MPPMWYQLIKILVLLFALFTTTTITDNAPLMPIHTMIDHQSQPQQPTQPQSKPQAQPQPQPSHYHQYHSLSQQDQYFKVQRSPDGKLNLVFNDTFVSLQGTNPTTVPEQQDQAQRTRQPPENPIVFPDSAVMHHMKTTTPPVIKRDIPQCVEDQANHKSKSFCTQVENYPDLSLIKGKLSQNFSNFFSDPEPVPVDISSRLGPNDEVFLCRSRRRYLYPKSGLKSDNTWQFIVNNDEFKQGILIEECENEEMPCDYSLSFPQRYKPICKQHYVLRMLASIRNTSGELDVGQESFKIPSCCKCVLKVL, from the exons ATGCCGCCCATGTGGTACCAGCTGATCAAAATTTTGGTGCTCCTCTTCGCCCTCTTTACCACG ACAACGATAACGGACAATGCACCCCTCATGCCCATACACACCATGATCGACcaccagtcccagccccagcaaccgacacagccacagtctaagccacaggcacagccacagccacagccaagccATTACCATCAATATCACAGCCTGAGCCAACAAGATCAATACTTCAAAGTGCAGCGCTCACCGGACGGCAAGCTGAATCTCGTCTTTAACGATACGTTCGTCTCTTTGCAGGGGACCAATCCGACAACGGTGCCAGAGCAACAGGATCAGGCCCAAAGGACGCGACAGCCGCCAGAGAACC CTATTGTCTTTCCCGATTCAGCAGTCATGCACCACATGAAGACCACCACGCCGCCGGTGATCAAGAGGGATATACCGCAGTGCGTCGAGGATCAAGCCAATCACAAATCCAAATCCTTCTGCACCCAGGTCGAGAACTATCCGGATCTGTCGCTCATCAAGGGAAAACTGTCGCAGAACTTCTCCAATTTCTTCAGTGATCCCGAGCCCGTTCCCGTGGATATCAGTTCGCGATTGGGCCCCAATGATGAGGTTTTCCTGTGCAGGAGCCGTCGGAGGTACCTGTACCCCAAGTCGGGCCTGAAGTCGGACAACACCTGGCAGTTCATAGTCAACAACGATGAGTTCAAGCAAGGCATACTGATCGAAGAGTGCGA GAACGAGGAAATGCCCTGTGACTACTCCTTGAGCTTTCCGCAGCGATATAAGCCCATCTGCAAGCAGCACTACGTGTTGCGAATGCTGGCCAGCATCCGCAATACGAGCGGCGAGCTGGATGTGGGACAGGAGTCCTTCAAGATACCCTCCTGCTGCAAGTGCGTGCTCAAAGTCCTCTAA